In Candidatus Margulisiibacteriota bacterium, the following proteins share a genomic window:
- the pilM gene encoding pilus assembly protein PilM: MPWNRAALGIDLRVSSVKVVEIEPKDSGFAIKNWGVTEVPIQLLDKHPQLEDAKADALRKLIHTHNIKTKEAFVVTGGDNSYIKLLPLAGISESELVEAIKWKFAQDLPFPIEEALVDYYSLPKEYYVAACINHKHYLDIQRIVNKAGLVLSGITVLPIALQELYQEELKKDPDKLVAIIYLGKRSTNISIFRKGRFEFNRELTVGGDAITLAMSGILVSPEGKVEISPEEAEKIKLEHGVPLTAENYPKVRDIPITQLQAMVRPALEKVLGEISRTLEYYKGQSGEASVDKIILTGGSSLTVNLREFLQTGLGIPVETPKFKTDFNPRLSAAIGAARNGKDKINLLPEEVKNRWKLITTKLLQPTVLVPAFIGVLAAVYFLFWSQAYMLRQEINAINSKLNLYKPRLAQFDLIERASAEEEKQRLMMTSFKEKRTQIPKVFEELSRLIPTSVTVNSINLTIGTVHLWGTAFKQNDSAENILSRFVLSLSSSPLFGDVQLVQAIKNYDYNVEAFNFEIVGIIKER, translated from the coding sequence ATGCCATGGAACAGAGCAGCCTTAGGGATTGACCTCCGGGTCAGCTCGGTCAAGGTCGTTGAGATCGAGCCGAAAGATTCGGGCTTCGCCATAAAAAATTGGGGAGTAACCGAGGTCCCCATCCAACTGCTCGACAAGCATCCCCAACTGGAAGACGCCAAGGCCGACGCCCTCCGGAAATTAATCCACACTCACAATATTAAGACCAAGGAAGCGTTTGTCGTCACGGGCGGCGACAATTCTTACATCAAGCTCCTCCCCCTGGCCGGCATCTCCGAATCGGAACTAGTGGAAGCGATCAAATGGAAGTTCGCCCAAGACCTCCCCTTCCCGATCGAGGAAGCGCTGGTCGATTATTATTCGCTCCCCAAAGAATACTATGTCGCCGCCTGCATCAATCATAAGCATTATCTCGATATCCAGCGGATCGTCAACAAAGCGGGACTGGTTCTCTCCGGCATTACCGTCCTGCCGATCGCTCTGCAGGAACTTTATCAGGAAGAATTGAAAAAGGACCCGGACAAGCTGGTGGCGATAATTTATCTCGGCAAACGGAGCACCAACATCAGTATTTTCCGTAAAGGGCGATTCGAATTCAACCGCGAATTAACGGTTGGCGGCGATGCCATCACGCTCGCCATGTCCGGCATCCTGGTTTCTCCGGAAGGCAAAGTCGAGATCTCTCCGGAAGAAGCGGAAAAGATCAAATTGGAACACGGGGTCCCTCTGACCGCCGAAAATTATCCCAAAGTCAGGGATATTCCGATCACCCAGCTCCAGGCGATGGTCAGGCCGGCCCTGGAAAAAGTCCTCGGCGAAATTTCCCGGACCCTGGAATACTACAAAGGACAAAGCGGCGAAGCCAGCGTCGACAAGATCATCCTGACCGGCGGCAGTTCCCTGACCGTTAATCTGCGCGAGTTCCTGCAAACCGGCCTGGGGATCCCGGTCGAAACCCCGAAATTTAAAACCGATTTCAATCCCCGGCTTTCGGCCGCCATCGGCGCGGCCCGCAACGGCAAAGACAAGATCAATCTGCTGCCGGAAGAGGTCAAGAACCGCTGGAAACTGATTACCACCAAGCTGCTCCAGCCAACGGTGCTGGTTCCCGCCTTTATCGGCGTACTGGCGGCGGTCTATTTTTTATTTTGGTCGCAGGCCTACATGCTGCGGCAAGAGATCAATGCGATCAACAGCAAGCTCAATCTCTACAAACCCCGGCTCGCTCAATTCGATTTGATCGAGCGGGCCTCGGCTGAAGAAGAGAAACAACGCCTGATGATGACTTCCTTCAAAGAAAAACGGACCCAGATCCCCAAGGTTTTCGAGGAGCTTAGCCGGCTGATCCCGACCAGCGTCACGGTCAACAGCATCAACCTGACGATCGGCACCGTCCATCTCTGGGGAACGGCCTTCAAACAGAACGATTCGGCGGAAAACATCCTTTCCCGCTTCGTCCTCTCCCTTTCATCCTCGCCGCTTTTCGGCGACGTCCAGCTCGTCCAGGCGATCAAAAATTACGATTACAATGTTGAAGCGTTCAACTTCGAGATCGTCGGGATCATAAAGGAGCGTTAA
- a CDS encoding type II secretion system protein yields the protein MRKGFTLIENIMVILLIGILFAGVAVYIQESIDSWVFMSEQKELLLDARSAMARMTRELKTTNRNVNLTVHTSTEVTFRNIQNNSITFRQDGSALKRNTEILAENLLIPRGLNFRYFDDAGSETSGSNMIESIRIRLTIVSGQNKFVIESSVGLRIKQL from the coding sequence ATGAGAAAAGGGTTCACGCTCATTGAAAATATCATGGTAATCCTGCTGATCGGCATCCTTTTCGCCGGGGTTGCCGTCTATATTCAGGAAAGCATCGATTCCTGGGTCTTTATGAGCGAACAGAAAGAACTTTTGCTCGACGCCCGAAGCGCGATGGCCAGAATGACCAGGGAACTAAAAACGACCAACCGGAACGTCAACCTGACCGTCCATACTTCGACCGAGGTGACGTTCCGCAACATCCAGAACAACAGCATCACCTTCCGGCAGGACGGCTCCGCTTTAAAAAGAAACACCGAGATCCTGGCCGAAAATCTTTTAATTCCCCGCGGGCTTAATTTCCGTTATTTTGACGACGCCGGAAGTGAAACCAGCGGCAGCAATATGATCGAGTCGATTCGGATTCGCCTGACGATCGTCAGCGGCCAAAATAAGTTCGTGATCGAATCAAGCGTCGGGCTAAGGATAAAACAATTATGA
- a CDS encoding prepilin-type N-terminal cleavage/methylation domain-containing protein: MKRGFTLVELILSISLLAIVMYSLISIYITTGLKGSSIEIYVVAQTLAEGKMEECLIRSFDLLIDQAQTNYSGDLSQYSSQITITYVASSDLNSNVAGPTDYKRVAVFIRHPKLGDPVEFDSIRSNY, from the coding sequence ATGAAGCGCGGTTTTACTCTGGTCGAATTGATCCTCTCGATCTCCCTGCTGGCGATCGTCATGTACTCGCTGATCTCGATCTACATCACGACCGGGCTGAAAGGTTCCAGCATCGAGATCTATGTTGTCGCTCAAACTCTGGCGGAAGGGAAAATGGAAGAGTGCCTGATCCGGTCGTTCGATCTGCTGATCGACCAGGCCCAAACGAATTACAGCGGCGATTTGAGCCAATATAGTTCCCAGATCACGATCACTTATGTCGCCTCCAGCGATTTGAACTCGAACGTCGCCGGACCGACCGATTACAAACGGGTCGCGGTCTTCATCCGTCATCCCAAGCTTGGCGATCCGGTGGAGTTCGATTCGATCAGGAGCAACTACTGA
- a CDS encoding prepilin-type N-terminal cleavage/methylation domain-containing protein translates to MKPQRPARGLSMKQGFTAIEMLMAMVVIGFLAAYAFLSLNPYPGIKLEAAVKKVAGDLNYTRNLALIMTEWYGITFEADPNNTYTVYKTDGAIDATITDPSGGLFAVNINQDFNGVIISGINIAGGKKLEFNPLGAPYIDKNGAAVSAEAIITLSFQGATKTIRITPNTGRIFTQ, encoded by the coding sequence ATGAAACCACAGCGCCCAGCGCGCGGCCTGTCGATGAAGCAGGGGTTTACGGCGATTGAAATGCTGATGGCAATGGTGGTCATCGGCTTTCTCGCGGCCTATGCTTTTCTTTCCCTCAATCCCTATCCCGGGATCAAACTTGAAGCGGCGGTCAAGAAAGTCGCCGGCGACTTGAACTACACTCGAAACCTGGCGCTGATCATGACCGAATGGTACGGGATCACGTTCGAAGCCGATCCGAACAACACCTACACCGTCTACAAAACCGATGGGGCGATTGATGCGACGATCACCGATCCGTCCGGCGGACTTTTCGCCGTCAATATCAACCAAGACTTTAATGGGGTCATCATCAGCGGGATCAACATCGCCGGAGGGAAAAAACTGGAATTCAATCCGCTCGGCGCCCCCTATATCGATAAAAACGGCGCGGCAGTCTCCGCCGAGGCGATCATCACCCTTAGCTTTCAGGGAGCGACGAAAACGATCCGGATCACCCCCAACACCGGGAGGATATTCACCCAATGA
- a CDS encoding glycosyltransferase family 2 protein: MKVIVVMPAYNAEKTLAKTFQDIPHGSVSEVLLGDDCSTDKTIEIANRLGIVVLKTPRNLGYGGNQKMLYREAMARGADVVIMLHPDWQYDAAKIPAMAAPLLRGEKEMMMGSRLLDGKDGTLAGGMPLYKYVSNRFLSFVEELTFHLKLSEYHSGFRAFSRKIIETLPLEKYSNDFVFDTEIIAGVAALGLRAGEIAVPCRYFPEASEINFQRSLVYGLATLWVCLKYRLFPGLYLKNRSAKI; encoded by the coding sequence ATGAAGGTCATTGTCGTCATGCCGGCTTATAACGCCGAAAAAACGCTGGCCAAGACTTTTCAGGATATTCCCCACGGGTCCGTCTCCGAGGTCCTGCTGGGAGACGACTGCTCGACCGATAAGACGATCGAGATCGCCAACCGCCTCGGGATCGTCGTCCTGAAAACGCCGCGCAATCTCGGCTACGGCGGCAACCAGAAAATGCTTTACCGCGAGGCAATGGCCCGGGGAGCGGACGTCGTGATCATGCTCCATCCCGACTGGCAATACGACGCCGCCAAGATCCCGGCCATGGCCGCGCCGCTCTTGCGGGGAGAAAAAGAGATGATGATGGGTTCCCGCCTCCTGGATGGGAAAGACGGGACCCTGGCCGGCGGCATGCCTCTTTATAAGTACGTTTCCAACCGCTTTCTTTCTTTCGTCGAGGAACTGACCTTTCACCTCAAATTATCGGAATATCACTCCGGCTTTCGGGCCTTCAGCCGAAAGATCATTGAAACCCTCCCGCTGGAAAAATATTCCAACGATTTCGTTTTTGACACTGAAATCATCGCCGGGGTCGCCGCGCTCGGTTTGCGCGCGGGGGAGATCGCCGTCCCCTGCCGTTACTTTCCGGAAGCCTCCGAGATCAATTTTCAAAGAAGCCTGGTCTACGGTTTGGCCACCCTTTGGGTCTGTCTGAAATACCGGCTTTTTCCCGGCTTGTATCTGAAAAATCGAAGTGCTAAAATCTAG
- a CDS encoding glycosyltransferase family 2 protein, whose product MTLSVILPVNNEEQNLPELLPRLNQTLSQLTDKYEIIFVDDGSEDRSLELIKQFAALDRRIKSLALSRNFGQMAALSAGLDCASGQAVIMMDADLQHPPELIPKLVEKWRAGAEIVNTIRQDNAKTGLGKKLTARFFYWLMSRTTGLELRTGAADFRLLDRRVVEPLKELKERARFLRGLVNWVGFRREFVGYQADQRFAGQSKYTFRRMAAFALDGITSFSALPLRLATYLGLFVAAGSFFYLLYTIYIRFFTSRAIEGWASVLGTLLFLGGIQLIFLGVIGEYLGRIYDESKQRPLYIIREKINL is encoded by the coding sequence ATGACACTCTCAGTCATCCTCCCGGTCAATAACGAGGAGCAGAACCTCCCCGAATTACTGCCGCGTTTGAACCAAACCCTATCCCAACTGACCGATAAATACGAGATCATTTTTGTTGACGATGGGAGTGAGGACCGCTCGCTGGAACTGATCAAGCAGTTCGCCGCTTTGGACCGGCGGATAAAAAGCCTCGCTCTTTCCCGCAATTTCGGCCAGATGGCCGCCCTGTCCGCCGGGCTCGACTGCGCCTCCGGACAGGCGGTAATCATGATGGACGCCGATCTCCAGCACCCGCCGGAACTTATCCCCAAATTAGTCGAAAAATGGCGGGCCGGAGCCGAGATCGTCAACACGATCCGCCAGGATAACGCCAAAACCGGCCTCGGCAAAAAACTTACCGCCCGCTTTTTTTACTGGCTGATGAGCCGGACCACCGGCCTTGAACTGCGGACCGGGGCAGCCGACTTCCGTCTGCTTGACCGCCGCGTCGTCGAACCACTCAAAGAACTTAAAGAACGGGCCCGTTTTCTCCGGGGGTTAGTCAACTGGGTCGGCTTCCGCCGGGAATTTGTCGGCTATCAGGCCGACCAGCGCTTCGCCGGTCAAAGTAAATATACTTTTCGACGGATGGCCGCTTTCGCCCTGGACGGGATCACTTCTTTTTCCGCCCTGCCGCTTCGGCTCGCGACTTATCTCGGCCTGTTTGTCGCCGCGGGCAGTTTCTTCTATCTCCTCTACACCATTTACATCCGCTTTTTCACCAGCCGGGCGATCGAAGGGTGGGCCTCGGTCCTGGGGACCCTCCTCTTCCTCGGCGGGATCCAACTGATCTTTCTCGGCGTGATCGGCGAATATCTCGGCCGGATCTACGACGAAAGCAAGCAGCGCCCTCTCTACATCATTAGGGAAAAGATCAACCTATGA